A window of Flavobacterium branchiarum genomic DNA:
AATCGTAATGGCATCTGCAATTTTCTCGCTTCTTATTGTTCCTCATTTATACAAACCAAAAGAAAATAATTTTGAACACAAGAAGAATGCGATTGATAAACTCGCTCATTTTTCATTTCATAACAATAAAATCTTAATAGGTTTTTGCGTTCTAATCACAATCGTTTGTTGTTTCACCTATAATGATGTTGGTTTTAATAATGATTTATCACAGCTAAATTTTGTTCCTAAAGAAATTAAGGCTGCCGAAAAAAAATTAGAAGAAAGTACAACCAGCTTAACTTCTAAAACTATTTATCTAGCTTCTTACGGAAATAGTATGGAGGAAGTTTTGCAAAACAACAGCCTCCTTTTTAATACTTTAGCAAAAGACAAACAGCAAAATAAAATACTAAATTACAGTTCCGTAGGAGGGATTATGCTTTCGCAAAAAGAGCAAAAGCAAAAAGTTGATAAATGGAATTCATTTTGGGATGCTAATAAAAAACAACTTTTAAAATCCCAATTGATTACTGAAGGAGCTAAACTTGGTTTTAAACCTACAACATATTCCGCTTTCTTTGACCATCTTGATGCTAACTTTAAACCCATTTCGTATCAAGATTATTTAAAAATTAGCGCCTTACAATTACAAGAATTTATAAGTGAAAAAAATGGCTTTTTCACAATCTCAACATTAGTAAAAGTTACGCCTCAACAGCGTGATAACTTTGTAAAAACGGCTTCATCCAAAGACAATTTACTGGCAATTGATCGCCAACAAATGAATGAAACTTTTTTTAGTACCCTAAATAGTGATTTCAATTCCCTTGTAAATTATTCTTTTGTTGCTGTAATACTTATTCTCTTTTTCTTTTTCCGAAGAATTGAGTTGGTTATCATAAGTTGCATTCCAATTGCATTAACAGGAATTGTAACTGCCGGAATAATGGGGCTTTTTGGGATCCAACTGAACATTTTCAGTATGATTGTATGTACATTAATTTTTGGGCATGGAGTTGATTTCAGTATTTTCATGACAAGTGCATTACAGAAAGAATATACAACTGGAAAGAATGAAATTGCAATCTATAGAACATCTATAATTCTTGCCGTAATAACAACTATTCTAGGAATTGGCGCATTAATATTTGCCAAACATCCTGCATTACAATCTATTTCGTCAATCTCATTAATTGGAGTATTTGCAGCACTAATAATTACATTTATTTTTTACCCAATTTTATTCAAGTTATTCTTGTCCAATCGTCCTAAAAATGGAAAAGCTCCTTTCCAGCTACGTACATTCATACAAGGTGTAATATCTTTTTTCTATTATGGTTCAGGAGGCGTTTTAATGTCAATATTTAGTTTGACGATTATGAAAATAATACCATTAAAAGAAAAGACAAAAATAAAAGCATTCCGATATTTCATTTCAAAATTCATGAAATCCGTTTTATATTCCAATCCCTTTATGCATAAAAAAGTGATTAATATAAATAATGAAAAATTTGAAAAACCAGCAGTACTTATTGCCAATCATTCTTCTTTTTTAGATATTCTAGCAGTTGGAATGCTTAGTCCCAAAATTATTTACCTAGTTAGCGATTGGGTTTATAATTCCCCTATATTCGGTGCTACAGTAAGAAAAGCAGGTTTTTATCCCGTTTCCGAGGGACTTGAAGGTGGTATAGAACATTTGCAACAAAAAATAGAAGAAGGATATTCATTAATGGTATTTCCAGAAGGAACCCGCTCTGAGAGCAATCAAATTAAACGATTCCATAAAGGTGCCTTTTATCTTGCAGAACATTTTAATCTAGACATTATTCCTATTGTAATTCACGGCGCTTCAGAAGCTTTACCAAAAGGAGACTTCATTATATACGATAGCGCTATAACTATTTCTATCCTTGACCGAATTACTCCTGAGAATCTTTCTTTTGGAAAAAATTATACCGAAAGAACAAAACTGATAAGTGCTTTCTTTAAAACCGAATTCAAGAAAATTCGTGAGAAACTTGAAGGTCCCGATTATTTCAAGAAAATGGTTATTAATAGTTTTGACTACAAAGAATTAGAAATAATAAACAGTGTAAAAAAGAATATAAACACCAATTTAGAAACCTATTATCTGTTAAACAAATACATAAGCCCTAAAGCTAAGATTTTGCATTTAACCAACGATTATGGTGAACTAGATTTACTACTAACATTACAAGAACCACAACGAAAGGTAGATTCTTATACAACCGATGAAGAAAAATATGCCGTTGCACAAACCAATTATATCGTTAAAAAAAGAACGATACACTATCTAGAAAATCTTGAGCCTGCATTGCAGAAACAATATGATGTGATTTTAATTTCTGATGAACATCATAGTACTTTAATCGAAAAAATAATTCCCATTACCTCTAGCATTATTTTAATTAATAGCACAAGTTTAAAAAACACAATACTTAATTTTGGCTACCATTGTACAAATGAAGATGACAAAATTATAGTCTTAAAAAAAGAATAGCATGAAAGAGCGTTATGATGTTGTTATCGTAGGAAGCGGCTTAGGCGGTCTAGTTTCGGCTATTATTCTTGCCAAAGAAGGATATAGCGTTTGTGTCCTCGAAAAAAATAATCAGTTTGGAGGCAACCTTCAAACATTTGTAAGAGACAAAACCATTTTTGATACTGGAATCCATTACATTGGAGGATTAAGCGAAGGTCAAAATTTGTATAAATATTTCAAATATCTAGGTATAATGGATAATTTGAAACTAAAAAAAATGGATGAAGATGGTTTTGATATCATCTCATTTGAAGATGAGAACAAAGAATATCCACATGCACAAGGATATGAAAACTTTGCGAATCAATTATTAAAACACTTTCCAGAAGAAAAAGAAGCAATAGAAAATTATTGTGAAAAAGTAAGAACTACTTGTGATTCATTCCCTTTGTACAATTTACAATGGGAAGGGAAATATGATAGTGATGTTTTGACTTTAAATGCAAAACAAACCATTGATTCTGTAACTGATAATAAGCAATTAAGAGCTGTACTTGCTGGTTCTAATTTTTTATATGCAGGTATAGAAGATAAATCCCCATTTTACGTCCACGCGCTATCTGTAAACTCATACATACAAAGCTCATGGCGTTGCGTAAATGGAGGTAGTCAAATTACAAAACAACTCATCAAACAATTAAAAAAGTATAACGGAGAAGTTTATAAATACAAAGAAGTAGTTCGTTTTAATACTGAAAATAATGATGTAACTTCTGTTACAATGAAAGATGGAACCGAAGTTTCTGGTACTTATTTTATTTCAAATATTGAACCAAAAACAACATTAAAAATGGTTGGCGAAGAAAACTTCCGAAAATCATTTTACAGTCGAATCCAAAGTCTCGAAGGAGTAATCTCGGCATTTAGTTTGTACATCGTTTTTAAACCAAATACTTTTAAATACCTCAATCATAATTACTATCATTTTAAAAATAGTAATGAAGTTTGGACCGCACATGAATACGATGATAATACTTGGCCTAAAGCCTATATGGCATCAATGAATGCATCCAAAAAAGAGGAAGAATGGGCTGATGGTATGACCTTTATTACTTACATGAAATTCGAAGATTTATCCCCTTGGGCAGATACATTTAATACTACTGCCGAAAAAAATGATCGCGGCGAAAGTTATGAAGAATTTAAAACACGAAAAGCTACAAAATTCTTAAACGAGATTGAAATAAAATTTCCAGGAATAAAAGACTGTATTCAATCAATACATACTTCTACTCCACTTTCTTATCGTGATTATATTGGTGGTCACAATGGAAATATGTATGGTTACATCAAAGATTCAAATAATCCGATGAAATCATTTATTGCTTCCAAAACTAAACTAAATAATTTGTACTTAACAGGACAAAGTATTAATATGCATGGTGTTTTGGGCGTAACTATTGGTGCCGTTGTTACTTGTTCAGAAATAGTTGGAAAAGAATATCTAGTAACTAAAATTAATCAAGCCTCTGAATAATTTTTAATTATGAAAAAGCAAATTCAGATCGCCTCATTAATCATTTTCTTGTTGCTGTTTCTATCCTGTGGCACTTCAAAATCAATGCATCATCAGCCCATTACGGCCAATTATGATACAACTTTACCAATTGTAAAAAAGCATTCTGATTCGGTATTTTCATCTGGAAGCAACTTCTTCTTAAAAAATAAGCAAGGACTATGGGAGCTTTATCTAGAAGGTGATGCTTACCAGATTGGCCTCAATTCAGGAGCACTAACTGATTCTCTTTTAAAGAAACAAGAACGCATTTTTTTCTCTAAAATTCAGGATATAGTCCATTCAAAATTCAAGCAAAAAATGCTTCGTAATTTTTTAAAAT
This region includes:
- a CDS encoding phytoene desaturase family protein, encoding MKERYDVVIVGSGLGGLVSAIILAKEGYSVCVLEKNNQFGGNLQTFVRDKTIFDTGIHYIGGLSEGQNLYKYFKYLGIMDNLKLKKMDEDGFDIISFEDENKEYPHAQGYENFANQLLKHFPEEKEAIENYCEKVRTTCDSFPLYNLQWEGKYDSDVLTLNAKQTIDSVTDNKQLRAVLAGSNFLYAGIEDKSPFYVHALSVNSYIQSSWRCVNGGSQITKQLIKQLKKYNGEVYKYKEVVRFNTENNDVTSVTMKDGTEVSGTYFISNIEPKTTLKMVGEENFRKSFYSRIQSLEGVISAFSLYIVFKPNTFKYLNHNYYHFKNSNEVWTAHEYDDNTWPKAYMASMNASKKEEEWADGMTFITYMKFEDLSPWADTFNTTAEKNDRGESYEEFKTRKATKFLNEIEIKFPGIKDCIQSIHTSTPLSYRDYIGGHNGNMYGYIKDSNNPMKSFIASKTKLNNLYLTGQSINMHGVLGVTIGAVVTCSEIVGKEYLVTKINQASE
- a CDS encoding 1-acyl-sn-glycerol-3-phosphate acyltransferase, producing the protein MHHYFYAIHLFVNRRKSLSVFLAIALLFIFGFFASKIKFEEDITKLIPTNDKADVTAKVLKQLNFADKITVIFQLEKEGTDDELKEMAAIFTDSIAKTCKPYITAVQGKIDEENIQETIDFVYNNVPLFLEDKDYATIQSKLQQDSIAATVQGNYKSIISPSGFITKDFILQDPLGISFIALKKLQQLNVGDDFTLDNGFVMTKDKKKLLLFITSNLPSSETEKNSLFAAKLNTIKDNLNKQFKTKASVSYFGSALIAVANANQIKSDIVLTTTIAMITLMLILILFYRKVFIPLIIFLPTVFGALFAVAFLYFVKEQISAISLGIGSILLGITIDYSIHILTHYKHNSDVKTLYKDITMPVIMSSSTTAVAFLCLLFVKSDALNDLGIFAAVIVMASAIFSLLIVPHLYKPKENNFEHKKNAIDKLAHFSFHNNKILIGFCVLITIVCCFTYNDVGFNNDLSQLNFVPKEIKAAEKKLEESTTSLTSKTIYLASYGNSMEEVLQNNSLLFNTLAKDKQQNKILNYSSVGGIMLSQKEQKQKVDKWNSFWDANKKQLLKSQLITEGAKLGFKPTTYSAFFDHLDANFKPISYQDYLKISALQLQEFISEKNGFFTISTLVKVTPQQRDNFVKTASSKDNLLAIDRQQMNETFFSTLNSDFNSLVNYSFVAVILILFFFFRRIELVIISCIPIALTGIVTAGIMGLFGIQLNIFSMIVCTLIFGHGVDFSIFMTSALQKEYTTGKNEIAIYRTSIILAVITTILGIGALIFAKHPALQSISSISLIGVFAALIITFIFYPILFKLFLSNRPKNGKAPFQLRTFIQGVISFFYYGSGGVLMSIFSLTIMKIIPLKEKTKIKAFRYFISKFMKSVLYSNPFMHKKVININNEKFEKPAVLIANHSSFLDILAVGMLSPKIIYLVSDWVYNSPIFGATVRKAGFYPVSEGLEGGIEHLQQKIEEGYSLMVFPEGTRSESNQIKRFHKGAFYLAEHFNLDIIPIVIHGASEALPKGDFIIYDSAITISILDRITPENLSFGKNYTERTKLISAFFKTEFKKIREKLEGPDYFKKMVINSFDYKELEIINSVKKNINTNLETYYLLNKYISPKAKILHLTNDYGELDLLLTLQEPQRKVDSYTTDEEKYAVAQTNYIVKKRTIHYLENLEPALQKQYDVILISDEHHSTLIEKIIPITSSIILINSTSLKNTILNFGYHCTNEDDKIIVLKKE